The following coding sequences are from one Granulicella arctica window:
- a CDS encoding UDP-glucose--hexose-1-phosphate uridylyltransferase, with product MNPLAQQNPHRRYNPLKQEWVLVSPNRTQRPWQGQTETKTVAAGLTYDPECYLCPGNVRAGGARTDVYTSTYVFENDYAALKPDAPQFESDEAGKGLLVAKGESGVCRVICFSPRHDLTLAKMSVPEIRAVVDVWASQYEELGSRDDIQYVQVFENRGAMMGASNPHPHGQIWASRSIPNEIVAELAGQKAYLKEHGANLLVAYAEMELALGERVVAQNDSFLAVVPFWAVWPFEVMLLPKRHVANLEGLNDAERNDFASILQVVTSTYDRVFDTPFPYSMGLHPAPFDGEGHAEWQFHAHFYPPLLRSASIRKFMVGYELLGSPQRDITPESAAETLRRAGDRV from the coding sequence ATGAATCCACTGGCGCAGCAGAATCCACATCGCCGCTATAACCCGCTGAAGCAGGAATGGGTGCTGGTTTCGCCGAATCGGACGCAGCGTCCATGGCAGGGACAGACGGAGACGAAGACGGTTGCGGCTGGGCTGACGTACGATCCGGAGTGCTATCTTTGCCCGGGAAATGTGCGAGCGGGCGGTGCGCGGACGGATGTGTACACGAGCACGTATGTCTTCGAGAACGACTATGCTGCGCTGAAACCGGATGCTCCTCAGTTTGAGAGCGATGAGGCCGGGAAAGGACTGCTGGTTGCGAAGGGGGAGAGCGGAGTTTGCCGCGTGATCTGCTTTTCGCCGCGGCACGATCTGACTTTGGCAAAGATGTCGGTGCCGGAGATTCGTGCGGTGGTGGATGTTTGGGCTTCGCAGTATGAGGAGCTGGGCTCGCGGGACGATATCCAGTATGTGCAGGTGTTTGAGAATCGCGGGGCGATGATGGGGGCGAGCAATCCGCATCCGCATGGCCAGATCTGGGCGAGCCGGTCGATTCCGAACGAGATTGTGGCGGAGCTTGCTGGGCAGAAGGCTTATCTGAAGGAGCATGGGGCGAATCTGCTGGTCGCGTATGCGGAGATGGAGCTGGCTCTCGGTGAGCGGGTTGTCGCGCAGAACGATAGCTTTCTTGCGGTGGTTCCGTTCTGGGCGGTTTGGCCGTTTGAGGTAATGCTGCTGCCCAAGCGGCATGTTGCGAATCTGGAGGGTTTGAACGACGCGGAGCGGAATGATTTTGCGTCGATCCTACAGGTGGTGACCTCGACGTATGACCGCGTCTTCGATACGCCGTTTCCGTATTCGATGGGGCTGCATCCGGCTCCGTTTGATGGGGAGGGACATGCGGAGTGGCAGTTCCATGCGCATTTTTATCCGCCGCTGCTGCGGTCGGCGAGTATCCGGAAGTTTATGGTCGGGTATGAGCTGCTGGGGTCGCCCCAGCGGGATATTACTCCGGAGAGTGCGGCGGAGACGCTGCGGCGGGCGGGGGATCGGGTATAG
- a CDS encoding L-rhamnose/proton symporter RhaT → MGTNPFIGVIYHWIGGFASATNFIPFRGIKRWSWEVYWLIQGFAAWIVAPLVLGTIFVPHLFSILRAAPSSSLGYAFLWGALWGIGGLTFGLAIRYLGIALGYAIALGLCTAFGTMLPPIFHGQLAAIAHETSGQIILAGVAVCLIAVAVNGAAGLSKEKEITPEEKLEAGEADFSFVKGIAVAIFAGIMSACFAFGLDAGAPIAHIAKAQLLASHRLDLWQNLPVLVVVLWGGFLTNFIWSAILIIKNRSLDQFTGASGINPMRATATRGDTLMDWDPRNIAVFERLTPRTLTFNYLFAALAGVIWYFQFFFYSMGQTKMGKYDFSSWALHMASIIIFATLWGLALREWRGTSRRTKLLVASGLFLLIASTIIIGYGNYIKATQEAAPIINTSSS, encoded by the coding sequence TTGGGAACGAATCCTTTCATCGGCGTCATCTATCACTGGATCGGCGGCTTCGCCTCCGCCACAAACTTCATCCCCTTCCGTGGCATCAAGCGCTGGTCGTGGGAGGTGTACTGGCTCATCCAGGGCTTCGCCGCGTGGATCGTCGCTCCCCTCGTCCTCGGCACCATCTTCGTCCCTCACCTCTTCAGCATCCTCCGCGCCGCACCCTCCTCCAGCCTCGGCTATGCCTTTCTCTGGGGAGCCCTCTGGGGCATAGGTGGTCTGACCTTCGGTCTCGCCATCCGCTATCTCGGTATCGCCCTTGGCTATGCCATCGCCCTCGGCCTCTGCACCGCCTTCGGCACCATGCTGCCACCCATCTTCCACGGACAGCTCGCCGCCATCGCCCATGAGACCTCCGGCCAGATCATCCTCGCCGGAGTCGCCGTCTGCCTCATCGCCGTCGCCGTCAACGGAGCCGCCGGCCTCTCCAAAGAAAAAGAGATCACCCCCGAAGAAAAGCTCGAGGCTGGCGAAGCCGACTTCTCCTTCGTCAAAGGCATCGCCGTCGCCATCTTCGCCGGCATCATGAGCGCCTGCTTCGCCTTCGGCCTCGACGCCGGAGCCCCCATCGCCCACATCGCCAAGGCCCAACTCCTCGCCAGCCACCGCCTCGACCTATGGCAGAACCTCCCCGTCCTCGTCGTCGTCCTTTGGGGAGGTTTCCTCACCAACTTCATCTGGTCCGCCATCCTCATCATCAAAAACCGCTCCCTCGACCAGTTCACCGGAGCCTCCGGCATCAACCCCATGCGCGCCACCGCCACCCGCGGCGACACCCTCATGGACTGGGACCCTCGCAACATCGCCGTCTTCGAGCGCCTCACCCCACGCACCCTCACCTTCAACTACCTCTTCGCCGCCCTCGCCGGAGTCATCTGGTACTTCCAGTTCTTCTTCTACTCCATGGGCCAGACCAAGATGGGCAAGTACGACTTCTCCAGCTGGGCTCTCCACATGGCCAGCATCATCATCTTCGCCACCCTCTGGGGACTAGCCCTCCGCGAGTGGCGCGGCACCAGCCGACGCACCAAACTCCTCGTCGCCAGCGGCCTCTTTCTCCTCATCGCCTCCACCATCATCATCGGCTACGGCAACTACATCAAAGCCACCCAGGAAGCCGCACCCATCATCAATACCTCTTCCTCCTAG
- a CDS encoding ArnT family glycosyltransferase: MVRLGRGYRGRGRRDEAFRAPWLVFWVAFVVRVGYIVVTHRYRIPAYLDHFSYGWEMGRVGRALATGHGYADPFQGHTGPTAWVTPLYPMLVGGVFRLFGVYTPLSAFVLLAVNSVFSAYTARTTWEIGVRCFNPRIAVWAAWIWALYPAAMQYATKWIWEMTLTTFLFSCVLVLALRMRNVGGVAGDLEGAATVRRWACFGLLWALIALSNPSLLVFLPVCGVWILMGIPQWQQQIAGVVLAACLFLVCVSGWSYRNWLALHRFVPLRTNFGAELYLGNGPGANGIEMGYEHPAIDHAQLELYRELGEVEYSRMRGDAAKALIRERPGRFAVLCVKRAYFFWFGAPHVQEKRWSVEYGPGLHLQFTSIVGLLGLALALRRRVPAAGLFAWVFVLLPATYYLVTVHPRFRHPLEPLMVILGVFLFQSAEKSWRVRWFSRGAFAA, encoded by the coding sequence GTGGTGCGTCTGGGGCGGGGGTATCGTGGTCGAGGCAGGCGGGATGAGGCGTTTCGCGCTCCGTGGCTTGTTTTCTGGGTGGCGTTTGTGGTGCGTGTCGGCTATATCGTTGTGACGCACCGGTACCGTATTCCGGCTTATCTGGACCACTTCAGTTATGGCTGGGAGATGGGCCGGGTTGGGAGGGCGCTTGCGACGGGGCATGGCTATGCCGATCCGTTCCAGGGGCATACCGGGCCTACGGCGTGGGTGACTCCGCTTTATCCGATGCTGGTGGGTGGGGTTTTTCGGCTATTTGGGGTCTATACGCCGCTGTCGGCCTTTGTGCTGTTGGCGGTGAACAGTGTCTTTTCGGCGTATACGGCGAGGACGACTTGGGAGATCGGTGTGCGTTGCTTCAACCCGAGGATTGCTGTGTGGGCGGCGTGGATCTGGGCTTTGTATCCGGCGGCGATGCAGTATGCGACGAAGTGGATCTGGGAGATGACGCTGACGACCTTCCTGTTCTCGTGTGTGCTGGTGTTGGCCTTGAGAATGCGGAACGTCGGTGGTGTTGCCGGAGATCTAGAGGGAGCGGCGACTGTGCGGCGGTGGGCTTGCTTTGGCCTGCTTTGGGCGCTGATCGCGTTGAGTAATCCTTCGCTGCTTGTGTTCCTGCCGGTCTGCGGAGTTTGGATATTGATGGGTATTCCGCAGTGGCAGCAGCAGATAGCTGGTGTGGTGCTGGCGGCTTGCCTGTTCCTTGTCTGCGTCTCCGGATGGAGCTATCGCAACTGGCTTGCTCTTCACCGGTTTGTGCCGTTGCGGACGAACTTCGGCGCGGAGCTCTATCTGGGGAATGGTCCGGGTGCGAATGGGATCGAGATGGGGTACGAGCATCCGGCGATCGATCATGCTCAGTTGGAGCTGTATCGCGAACTGGGGGAGGTTGAGTACTCCCGGATGCGTGGGGATGCGGCGAAGGCTTTGATTCGTGAGCGACCGGGGCGGTTTGCGGTGCTTTGCGTGAAGCGGGCTTACTTCTTCTGGTTCGGTGCTCCGCATGTGCAGGAGAAGAGGTGGAGCGTGGAGTATGGGCCGGGGCTGCATCTCCAGTTCACGAGCATCGTTGGTCTATTGGGCCTGGCGCTTGCTTTGAGGCGTAGGGTTCCTGCTGCCGGGCTGTTTGCCTGGGTGTTTGTGCTGTTGCCGGCTACGTATTATCTGGTGACGGTGCATCCGCGGTTCCGGCATCCGCTGGAGCCGCTGATGGTAATTCTTGGGGTGTTTCTGTTCCAGTCGGCGGAGAAGAGCTGGCGGGTTCGTTGGTTTTCGCGCGGAGCTTTTGCGGCTTAG
- a CDS encoding (Fe-S)-binding protein: MRVSLFITCYNDTLFPETGKAVVRVLERLGHTVEFPAGQTCCGQMHWNTGYQAEALPLLSRFVAQFKGAEVVVVPSSSCVAMMRDHYPKMAEQLNDAALKREVEELLPKVFEFSEFLTKRLGLEDVGAYYPHRVTYHASCHGLRNLGLGDGPLRLLRAVRGIDLVELQGVEQCCGFGGTFAVKNAEVSSAMLAEKTTAILNTRAEACTACDNSCLMHLQGALHRQRTGVETVHLAEILASDDGTR; this comes from the coding sequence CTGCGAGTTTCGCTGTTCATTACCTGTTATAACGACACGCTGTTTCCTGAGACGGGCAAGGCTGTGGTGCGTGTGCTGGAGCGGCTGGGGCATACGGTGGAGTTTCCTGCGGGGCAGACGTGCTGCGGGCAGATGCATTGGAATACGGGCTACCAGGCTGAGGCGTTGCCGTTGCTGTCGCGGTTTGTGGCGCAGTTCAAGGGAGCGGAGGTGGTGGTGGTGCCGTCGTCGAGCTGCGTGGCGATGATGCGGGATCACTATCCGAAGATGGCGGAGCAGTTGAACGATGCTGCGCTGAAGCGCGAGGTGGAAGAGCTGCTGCCGAAGGTGTTTGAGTTCTCGGAGTTTCTGACGAAGCGGTTGGGTTTGGAGGATGTGGGGGCTTACTATCCGCATCGGGTGACGTATCACGCGAGCTGCCATGGGTTGCGGAATCTTGGGCTGGGGGATGGTCCGCTGCGGTTGTTGAGGGCGGTGCGGGGGATCGATCTGGTCGAGTTGCAGGGAGTGGAACAGTGCTGCGGGTTCGGTGGGACGTTTGCGGTGAAGAACGCGGAGGTGTCGAGCGCGATGCTGGCGGAGAAGACGACGGCGATTTTGAATACGCGAGCAGAGGCTTGTACGGCTTGCGATAACTCTTGCCTGATGCATCTTCAGGGGGCTCTGCATCGGCAGCGGACGGGTGTGGAGACGGTGCATCTGGCGGAGATTCTGGCGAGCGATGACGGCACACGATGA